A region from the Aquimarina sp. ERC-38 genome encodes:
- a CDS encoding AraC family transcriptional regulator, which translates to MDKKRRDQTTEIFLTNTEECKDFWRLQLQAVSKSDICGIRHFRYNFIPTFGNGFFEFYSFNGVYLSIIDFTLFDDLNLSGIRTDEVLEFSFLLEGEQIISLTHLKKDLIYEGPESYFRYIPKTAGNIKIPKGKRFKEIKIKLGANFIKNHSLDQEYDLQETFRLTTTDTITQPIPSKTQVLLTEILEDTRKGILKRLFLESKVLELLSLQLDVEKEISIDPTTVNTQTTKKIYQVQQIILANLSQQVSIQQLSKEVGINDFVVKKEFKRVFGQTIFEYALQQRMDHARKLLLHSKKPIYEISELVGYKNATHFSAAFKKIEGITPKKFRSEREAGIG; encoded by the coding sequence ATGGATAAAAAAAGACGTGATCAAACTACGGAGATATTTTTAACGAATACTGAGGAGTGTAAGGACTTTTGGCGTTTGCAATTACAAGCGGTGTCTAAATCTGATATTTGTGGAATCCGCCATTTTCGCTATAATTTTATTCCCACGTTTGGTAATGGTTTTTTTGAATTTTACAGCTTTAACGGTGTATACTTAAGCATTATCGATTTTACCTTATTTGATGATCTTAACCTTTCAGGTATTCGTACGGATGAAGTCTTAGAATTTTCTTTTTTACTGGAAGGAGAGCAGATTATTTCACTGACTCATTTAAAAAAAGACTTGATCTATGAAGGCCCCGAGAGCTACTTTAGGTATATCCCTAAAACGGCAGGTAACATTAAAATCCCAAAAGGAAAACGTTTTAAAGAAATTAAAATTAAGTTAGGTGCTAATTTTATTAAAAACCATTCATTAGATCAGGAATATGATTTACAAGAAACCTTTAGGTTAACTACCACTGATACCATTACGCAACCCATTCCTTCTAAAACCCAAGTGTTACTCACTGAAATTTTGGAAGATACCCGTAAGGGCATTCTTAAGCGATTATTTTTAGAATCTAAAGTATTGGAATTATTGTCTTTACAGTTAGATGTTGAAAAGGAAATATCTATAGATCCTACCACGGTTAATACTCAAACCACAAAAAAAATTTATCAAGTACAACAAATTATTTTAGCTAACCTATCCCAACAGGTTTCCATCCAACAATTATCCAAAGAAGTAGGAATAAATGATTTTGTCGTCAAGAAAGAATTTAAACGGGTATTTGGGCAAACTATTTTTGAATATGCCCTACAACAACGTATGGATCATGCACGGAAATTACTACTCCACAGTAAAAAACCCATTTACGAAATTTCCGAACTCGTAGGGTATAAAAATGCCACTCATTTCTCCGCCGCCTTTAAAAAAATCGAAGGAATTACTCCAAAGAAGTTTCGTAGCGAACGTGAGGCTGGGATTGGGTAG
- a CDS encoding heparan-alpha-glucosaminide N-acetyltransferase domain-containing protein, with amino-acid sequence METKIVTNKTPQKFKRIKAIDLARGISVLMVVIVHTLWIYGDVPTQTETWLGAAVHFIGKGTPMFLIAMGVSFILSRNQSIVLSIKRACYILAVGYLMNFLKFVLPTLIGTVPDNFIEAYGWTAPATYANMVYMLGTGDILQLAGFSLLFMGIINHFSKNKYVPLTIAVLIAITTKEVHGFRLGIPGVDYVLDLLWGAEWNVYFAVFPWFSFILIGIFFGMWYKEQQKSNSYLFKRMLVAGILLMLIGGGLCYYNFEYHFGDYFHLGPGGTFYLTGFNLVLLWLANVLVSKVKGNRLFSFFYYCSKRVTTIYFIQWVIICWGMGVLGYQQFGVGGVLLLIPTFIGLTLILQRFVFDRIFSRKKKSEIGEKRSVILQKL; translated from the coding sequence ATGGAAACAAAAATAGTAACAAACAAAACACCTCAAAAATTTAAGCGAATCAAAGCCATTGATCTTGCCCGTGGGATCAGTGTACTCATGGTCGTAATTGTTCATACGCTTTGGATTTATGGAGATGTACCTACCCAAACCGAAACCTGGTTGGGAGCAGCTGTACATTTTATTGGTAAAGGCACGCCGATGTTTTTGATTGCAATGGGGGTATCTTTTATTTTATCCCGAAATCAAAGTATTGTTTTATCTATTAAAAGAGCATGTTATATTCTTGCTGTAGGATATCTAATGAATTTTTTAAAGTTTGTACTACCTACCCTGATAGGAACAGTACCGGATAATTTTATTGAAGCCTACGGGTGGACAGCTCCGGCAACGTATGCGAATATGGTTTATATGCTGGGGACTGGCGATATTTTACAATTGGCTGGGTTTTCGTTATTATTTATGGGAATCATCAATCATTTTTCTAAAAACAAGTACGTGCCTTTAACCATAGCGGTTTTAATTGCTATAACGACTAAAGAGGTACATGGATTTCGATTAGGCATTCCCGGAGTGGATTATGTATTGGATTTGTTATGGGGTGCGGAGTGGAATGTATATTTTGCTGTTTTCCCATGGTTCTCATTTATCCTGATCGGGATATTTTTTGGGATGTGGTATAAAGAACAACAGAAAAGTAACTCTTATTTATTCAAAAGAATGTTGGTAGCTGGAATCTTATTAATGCTTATAGGTGGCGGACTTTGCTATTATAATTTTGAATACCATTTTGGCGATTATTTCCATCTGGGACCTGGAGGTACGTTTTACCTCACCGGATTTAATTTAGTATTATTATGGCTAGCTAATGTATTGGTTTCTAAAGTTAAAGGAAACAGGTTGTTTTCTTTTTTTTACTATTGTAGCAAACGTGTAACTACGATATACTTCATTCAATGGGTGATTATTTGTTGGGGCATGGGTGTCTTGGGGTACCAGCAGTTTGGAGTTGGCGGAGTGCTTCTTTTAATTCCCACATTTATAGGACTGACGCTGATCCTTCAACGCTTTGTCTTTGATCGTATTTTTTCCCGGAAAAAGAAAAGCGAAATTGGTGAAAAACGTTCCGTAATCCTTCAAAAACTCTAG
- a CDS encoding crotonase/enoyl-CoA hydratase family protein produces the protein MKEFQCVTLDYQKEKQTLTWKIRNKGMPNFCLAGLKEFEVFSRWVQAYFSHPDRPLQFIISGSEHQGIYNLGGDLPFFLECIINRQVDRLREYAHLCINAIYHIYNGFNLPVITLAQVEGNAYGGGFECALAHDFIIANETAQLGLPENKFNLFPGMGAYSLLYRKLNHSDADMIIRSGSVYKSRFFESLGLIHEVAEEHNMISTSGNILQKLACRFNFEYHHMQCKKLVNPLQKEELLNITDIWVDACMKTNASDLRKMEILAAAQRRKLSVGLVTTQSQPHVRYETSLE, from the coding sequence ATGAAAGAATTTCAATGTGTTACTTTGGATTATCAAAAAGAAAAACAAACCTTAACCTGGAAAATCCGAAATAAAGGAATGCCCAATTTCTGCCTTGCCGGACTAAAAGAATTCGAGGTTTTTTCGAGATGGGTACAAGCGTATTTTTCGCATCCCGACCGACCCTTACAATTCATTATTTCCGGTTCTGAACATCAAGGGATTTATAATTTAGGAGGGGATTTGCCCTTCTTTTTAGAATGTATTATAAATCGTCAGGTGGATAGGCTTCGAGAGTATGCACACCTCTGCATCAACGCTATTTATCATATCTACAATGGATTTAACCTTCCGGTAATTACACTTGCTCAGGTTGAAGGTAACGCTTACGGAGGCGGTTTTGAATGTGCATTAGCCCATGACTTTATCATTGCCAACGAAACTGCACAACTTGGATTACCAGAAAATAAATTTAACTTGTTTCCGGGAATGGGTGCTTATAGTTTACTCTACCGAAAGCTCAATCATAGCGATGCTGATATGATTATTCGTAGCGGAAGCGTTTACAAATCCCGCTTTTTCGAATCTTTGGGTTTGATACACGAAGTTGCTGAAGAACATAATATGATATCAACAAGCGGAAATATACTTCAGAAACTAGCTTGCCGGTTTAATTTTGAATATCATCATATGCAATGTAAAAAACTGGTGAATCCACTGCAAAAAGAAGAATTATTGAATATTACGGATATTTGGGTAGATGCATGTATGAAGACAAACGCTTCGGATTTACGGAAAATGGAAATCTTAGCAGCTGCACAGCGCAGAAAATTGAGTGTGGGGTTGGTTACTACCCAATCCCAGCCTCACGTTCGCTACGAAACTTCTTTGGAGTAA